One stretch of Candidatus Nitrosotenuis cloacae DNA includes these proteins:
- a CDS encoding 6-hydroxymethylpterin diphosphokinase MptE-like protein: protein MLILELMITGWNSKYRKIIQEFGYKIQDDRKAAVMLNSILHRQFSAQKLKKTIQGKPIFVVGSGPSLKSALPALKKHKDVIKICADTALSFLVKNGIKPHIIITDLDGDADLIKKISKTSVIIVHAHGDNITKLETVRDFKNCIGTTQTEKIGKIENFGGFTDGDRCVFLANHFGASRIFLFGMDFGPKIGVHSKTKKSERKIKLKKLEYAEMLLEWLAKKTRSELYTLSKPPKGFKRINYKELEIYASS from the coding sequence ATGCTAATTTTAGAGTTGATGATTACAGGCTGGAATTCAAAATATAGAAAAATCATACAGGAATTTGGCTACAAAATACAAGATGACCGTAAAGCGGCGGTAATGTTGAATTCTATATTGCACAGACAATTTTCTGCTCAGAAATTAAAAAAAACTATACAAGGTAAGCCAATATTTGTTGTTGGATCTGGGCCGTCATTAAAGTCGGCATTACCCGCACTCAAAAAACACAAAGACGTGATCAAAATTTGTGCAGATACCGCACTTTCATTTCTAGTCAAAAATGGAATCAAGCCCCACATAATAATCACAGATCTTGATGGAGACGCAGATTTGATAAAAAAGATCAGCAAGACTAGTGTAATAATAGTTCATGCTCACGGAGATAACATAACAAAGCTAGAGACAGTAAGAGATTTTAAAAATTGCATTGGAACCACACAAACTGAGAAAATCGGCAAGATTGAGAATTTTGGAGGATTCACAGACGGTGACAGATGCGTATTTTTGGCAAATCACTTTGGAGCATCAAGGATATTCCTATTTGGGATGGATTTTGGACCAAAGATAGGGGTACATTCCAAGACAAAAAAGTCTGAGCGAAAGATAAAGCTCAAAAAATTAGAATATGCAGAGATGTTATTGGAGTGGCTTGCAAAAAAAACAAGATCAGAACTATACACATTATCAAAGCCACCAAAAGGTTTCAAGAGGATTAATTACAAGGAACTAGAGATTTACGCTTCTAGCTAG
- the guaA gene encoding glutamine-hydrolyzing GMP synthase, with amino-acid sequence MDKIIVLDFGSQYSHLICRRIREFFVYAELVPFDTPLEKIKEINPKGIIFSGGPSSVYNKDSPRPDSKIFEQKLPLLGICYGHQLIVDNFGGKVKRANKEYGHSTLTIDNDSSLLGGVGNSLRAWMSHGDEAENIPEGFEIIGHTERSHAAAIANKKESIYGIQFHPEVVHTENGIRILKNFVLNICDAKQEWTMESFVEKTVNEISKIDGNVLCGVSGGIDSTVAALLIHKAIGNRLKCVFVDNGLLRLNEEHEIEKMFKENFAVNFTPVNAKRRFLDKLKEVTDPEKKRKIVGEEFVRIFTEFAEKNGPFKWLAQGTLYPDVIESGVSKGPAAVIKTHHNVGGLPDWLKLEVLEPLRELYKDEVRKVAALLGVPKKLLMRHPFPGPGLAVRIIGEVTEKKLQIAKIASKIVEEELEVAGWYEKVWQAYASVGDDKAVGVVGDERKYGNIVMVRVVESIDAMTADWTRLPHEILAKISNRITNEIDDVTWVSYVISSKPPATIEPQ; translated from the coding sequence ATGGATAAAATCATAGTTTTGGATTTTGGCTCGCAATACAGTCACCTCATATGTAGAAGAATACGCGAATTTTTCGTTTATGCAGAACTAGTCCCATTTGACACGCCACTCGAGAAGATAAAAGAAATAAATCCAAAAGGAATAATCTTTTCTGGTGGTCCATCCAGTGTTTACAACAAGGACTCGCCAAGGCCAGACTCGAAGATCTTTGAGCAAAAATTGCCCTTGCTCGGAATTTGTTATGGACACCAGTTGATAGTTGATAATTTTGGAGGCAAAGTAAAGCGTGCAAACAAGGAATACGGCCACTCTACCCTAACAATAGATAATGATTCCAGTCTTTTGGGCGGAGTTGGAAATTCGCTGCGAGCATGGATGAGTCATGGGGATGAGGCTGAAAACATTCCTGAGGGCTTTGAGATAATTGGGCACACAGAACGATCACATGCAGCGGCAATCGCAAATAAAAAAGAATCAATCTATGGAATCCAATTCCATCCAGAGGTAGTCCACACAGAAAACGGGATCAGAATTCTCAAAAACTTTGTTCTCAACATTTGTGATGCAAAACAGGAATGGACAATGGAAAGCTTTGTAGAAAAAACAGTAAATGAGATTTCAAAAATAGATGGAAATGTGTTATGCGGAGTAAGTGGTGGTATTGACTCGACCGTTGCCGCACTTTTGATTCACAAGGCAATAGGAAATAGACTAAAGTGTGTTTTTGTGGATAATGGTCTTTTGCGATTAAACGAAGAACACGAAATTGAGAAAATGTTCAAAGAGAATTTTGCTGTAAACTTTACCCCAGTTAATGCAAAACGGCGCTTTTTGGATAAGCTAAAGGAAGTAACAGATCCTGAGAAAAAAAGGAAAATAGTTGGCGAAGAGTTTGTTAGGATTTTTACCGAATTTGCTGAAAAAAATGGGCCATTCAAGTGGCTTGCACAGGGAACACTATATCCTGATGTCATAGAAAGTGGAGTCTCAAAGGGGCCTGCAGCAGTCATAAAAACACATCATAATGTTGGTGGACTGCCAGACTGGCTCAAGCTAGAAGTTCTTGAGCCATTAAGGGAATTATACAAAGATGAAGTAAGAAAGGTTGCAGCACTTTTGGGTGTTCCAAAAAAACTACTCATGCGTCATCCATTTCCAGGCCCTGGCCTTGCAGTAAGAATTATCGGAGAAGTTACAGAGAAAAAATTACAAATTGCAAAAATTGCAAGTAAAATTGTTGAGGAAGAATTAGAGGTTGCCGGCTGGTATGAAAAAGTATGGCAAGCGTATGCATCAGTTGGTGATGACAAGGCAGTTGGAGTGGTAGGCGATGAGCGCAAATATGGCAACATTGTCATGGTTCGGGTGGTCGAGTCAATCGACGCCATGACTGCAGATTGGACAAGGCTGCCACATGAAATTCTGGCAAAAATAAGCAATCGGATTACAAATGAGATTGACGACGTTACCTGGGTATCATATGTGATATCAAGCAAGCCGCCTGCCACAATAGAGCCACAATAA